One Novipirellula galeiformis DNA window includes the following coding sequences:
- a CDS encoding M16 family metallopeptidase produces MSSSTETIRIEKLDNGMAVLVQSMPWLRTAAFSLSLRAGVNAETDENAGLASMVCEMVQRGAGNHSSRDLVAIQDNLGIDRSSGVSTSTVSYGGAMPAESLPEALKLYADIVRRPHLPSDQLEDAKMMAMQELRAIEDEPTQRVMIRLRELQYGKRLGRNSHGTQPSLAAMTPESIRDFYTSHYHANGAILAVAGKLDIDQVLGWAHENFGDWKSGAIVPSAPFEGVACQEHIDSPSSQTHIGFSFNGIPFGHPEYFKLRAAIGILSDGMSSRLFDRVREQRGLCYTITAGCHSLENLGAVFGYAGTTPERAQQTLDVTLGEFDQFVDDLSVDELERWKVRIQSNLIMEQESSASRASSIASDYFQLGRVLSTEQLEQIIESLSLEEIRDYWLAHRPANYRIVTLGPKPLSAPK; encoded by the coding sequence TTGTCTTCTTCGACCGAAACCATCCGTATCGAAAAGCTTGATAATGGCATGGCGGTTCTCGTTCAATCGATGCCTTGGCTGCGAACAGCCGCGTTTTCGCTTTCCTTACGCGCCGGGGTGAACGCGGAAACGGACGAGAATGCCGGGCTCGCATCGATGGTTTGCGAAATGGTCCAGCGCGGTGCTGGAAACCATAGCAGCCGCGACCTAGTTGCGATCCAAGATAACCTCGGTATCGATCGCTCTTCGGGGGTTTCCACGTCGACGGTTTCCTACGGCGGGGCGATGCCAGCGGAATCGCTTCCCGAAGCCCTCAAGCTCTACGCCGATATCGTGCGGCGTCCCCACTTGCCGTCGGACCAGCTCGAAGACGCCAAAATGATGGCGATGCAGGAATTGCGTGCGATCGAAGACGAACCGACCCAACGTGTGATGATTCGCTTGCGTGAATTGCAGTACGGCAAACGACTCGGACGCAACAGCCACGGCACGCAACCGAGCTTGGCGGCGATGACTCCCGAGAGCATTCGTGACTTCTATACGTCTCACTATCATGCCAACGGGGCGATCTTGGCGGTTGCAGGAAAGCTCGACATCGATCAAGTGCTGGGCTGGGCCCATGAGAATTTTGGCGATTGGAAGTCGGGTGCCATTGTTCCTTCCGCCCCCTTTGAGGGCGTGGCATGCCAAGAGCACATCGATTCGCCATCGAGTCAAACGCACATTGGCTTTTCCTTTAACGGAATCCCCTTTGGGCACCCCGAGTATTTCAAGTTACGCGCCGCGATTGGAATTCTTAGCGACGGAATGAGTAGCCGGCTGTTTGATCGCGTTCGCGAACAACGCGGATTGTGCTACACGATCACGGCGGGCTGCCATTCACTCGAAAACCTCGGCGCCGTGTTTGGTTATGCGGGCACGACCCCCGAACGCGCTCAGCAAACCTTGGATGTGACCTTGGGTGAGTTTGATCAATTTGTTGACGACTTGAGCGTCGATGAACTGGAACGTTGGAAAGTGCGGATCCAAAGCAACTTGATCATGGAGCAAGAATCGAGCGCCTCGCGTGCCTCGTCGATCGCTTCGGATTACTTTCAACTCGGACGCGTGCTCTCAACGGAGCAACTTGAGCAGATTATCGAATCGCTCTCGCTCGAAGAGATCCGCGACTATTGGTTAGCCCACCGTCCCGCGAACTACCGCATCGTGACGCTCGGGCCCAAACCGCTCTCCGCCCCAAAATGA
- a CDS encoding M16 family metallopeptidase — protein sequence MAQFRHHTLANGLRIAAEIDNRCYSAAFGYFVRAGSRNETDVESGLSHFLEHMMFKGTAKRSAADVNRELDELGGQSNAYTSEEQTVYYATVLPKFQDRIVELLTDMLSPSLDAGEFETERQVILEEIAKYEDQPPFGAFERVMERHFTPRGLGRRVLGTSESIESMRVETMRDYFNRRYRGENIVLAATGNVDFDALVAAVETQTRAWSDRPHPPEPKPDDVSTLPAGIALDGELEIEDAAQAYFVQMSPGPSMVSEDRYAARMLASIVGDEGGSRLFWDLIDTGRAEAATIWPQEFTDTGAWFAYLVCEPDAMDANRKWMQDVLRRTAAEGVTRDELNQAINKATASCIMQSERPSNRLSSVGSRWLICQEYASTDEILERFRKVDQQAVAQAAQKYLCQATTDVLATAGQATARQATAS from the coding sequence ATGGCTCAGTTCCGACACCACACGCTTGCCAACGGTCTTCGCATTGCAGCGGAGATCGATAACCGATGCTACTCCGCAGCATTTGGCTACTTTGTTCGCGCTGGATCCAGAAACGAAACCGATGTCGAATCGGGGCTCAGCCACTTCCTTGAACACATGATGTTCAAAGGCACTGCGAAACGTAGCGCTGCAGATGTCAATCGCGAGCTCGATGAGCTTGGGGGCCAGAGCAACGCCTACACCAGCGAAGAACAAACGGTCTATTACGCAACCGTGCTGCCGAAGTTTCAAGATCGGATCGTGGAACTGTTAACGGACATGCTGAGTCCTTCGTTGGACGCAGGCGAATTTGAAACCGAACGCCAAGTGATCTTGGAAGAGATTGCCAAGTACGAGGACCAACCTCCCTTTGGCGCGTTTGAACGTGTGATGGAAAGGCACTTCACTCCTCGCGGGCTAGGACGTCGCGTGCTGGGAACGAGCGAATCGATCGAGTCGATGCGAGTCGAAACCATGCGTGACTACTTCAACCGCCGTTATCGCGGTGAAAACATCGTGTTGGCAGCCACCGGAAACGTGGACTTCGATGCGCTGGTTGCGGCGGTCGAAACGCAAACCCGCGCTTGGTCGGATCGTCCGCACCCCCCCGAACCCAAGCCCGATGACGTGTCCACCTTGCCCGCCGGGATCGCACTCGATGGGGAACTCGAGATCGAGGACGCGGCGCAGGCCTATTTTGTCCAGATGAGCCCTGGGCCGAGCATGGTCAGCGAAGACCGCTACGCCGCACGGATGCTCGCTTCGATCGTCGGCGACGAAGGAGGCAGTCGCTTGTTTTGGGACTTGATCGATACCGGGCGTGCCGAAGCGGCCACGATCTGGCCGCAAGAGTTCACCGACACGGGGGCGTGGTTTGCCTATCTCGTCTGTGAACCCGATGCGATGGATGCGAACCGAAAATGGATGCAGGACGTGCTTCGCCGCACCGCCGCCGAAGGTGTCACCCGCGACGAACTGAACCAGGCCATTAACAAAGCAACCGCAAGCTGTATCATGCAAAGCGAGCGACCCAGCAACCGGCTTTCCAGCGTGGGTAGCCGATGGTTAATTTGCCAAGAATACGCCAGCACCGACGAAATCCTTGAGCGTTTTCGCAAGGTCGATCAGCAAGCGGTCGCCCAGGCGGCACAAAAATATCTGTGCCAAGCGACAACCGATGTGTTGGCCACGGCAGGTCAAGCAACAGCACGCCAAGCCACGGCATCGTGA